The genomic DNA AAGCCGCTGCCGGACAGCGACCGGCGTACCATTCCGCGCACCGTCGCGCGCCTGAAGGGCCATCCGGAGCTGGGGCGCCGCCTGCTGTGGCTGGACGGCGCCGACGACGCCACGCTGCAGCAGGTCTACCTCGCCAGCGCCTGCCTGCTGTTCCCCAGCGAGGGCGAAGGCTTCGGCCTGCCGCTGATCGAGGCGGCCCGTTACGGCCTGCCGTTGCTGGTGCGCGACCTGCCCGTCTTCCGCGAAGTGGCGGGCGACGCCGCGTTCTACTTCAGCGGCACCGATGGCGCCGCGCTGGCCGGCGCGGTGCGCGGCTGGCTGGCGCTGCATACGGAACAACGCCACCCCGCGCCACATGGCATCCGCTGGATGACGTGGCAGGACAATGCCCGCGAACTGCTGGCGATAATCAACCAAAATGAAAGCACTGAGCGATGAATACATCGAACCTGCAGGCCGTCTGGCCCGGTAAGCTTGGCCGACCGACGACGGCCGTATGGTGGAGCGCTTCCGGCTTGCTGGGCATGCTGTGCGCGGGTGCCCTCGGCTGCGCCTACGCCTGCTGGCTGTACTCGTTCGGACTGCTGGACGGTGAGCTGCCGTTCTGGCTGCGCGAGGGCGCGGACACCACGCAATACCTGGCCGGCTTCAACGCGTTCCTGCGCGAGCCCTGGCACTGGCCGCTGCTGCGCATCGAATCGCTGAATGCGCCGGAAGGCACGCTGGCAACCTTCGTCGACGCCATTCCGCTGTTTGCAATGGTGTGGAAACTGTTCGAGCACGGGCCGGATACGCCGTTCCGCAATCCGTTCGGCATCTACCTCGGCCTGTGCTTCATCCTGCAGGGCGTGGGTGCGTGGTGGATCTGCCGCGAGGCGAACACCCGTCAATGGCCAGTGCTGCTGGCGATGACGCTGTTGCTCGTCAGCTTCCCGGCGCTGACGTTCCGCATCGCCCACACCAGCCTGATGGCGCAGTGGCTGCTGCTGTTCGCCCTGGCGATCTACCTGCGCGGTACCGCGCGCGGGCGCATCGCCACGTGGGCATGGATCGCGCTGCTGCCATGCGCGTTCTACCTGAACATCTACCTGTTCGCGATGGCTTCCGCGCTGTTCGCCGCCGACGCCTGGCGCCAGATTCGCCGCGGTCCCGCGCGGCCGGCCCTGATCGCCGCCGGCGGCGCCGCCGGCCTGCTGCTGCTGACGATGTGCGCCACGATGCTGCCGCTGCCTGGCGGCGCCGGCAGCCGCGAATGGGGCTTCGGTTTCTATTCGATGAATATACTGGCGCCACTCACCGGCGGTAACCTGCTGATGTTCGAGCATCCGCTTGGGACCGAGGGCCAGGGAGAAGGTTTCAATTATCTGGGCGTGTTCGTGCTGGCGTTGGCCGGCTGGGGCATCTACACGAAGCGGCGCATCGACCCGACGTTCTGGCGCCGCCATCGGCCCCTGCTGGCCATGCTGGTTTTGCTGACGCTGTATGCGCTGTCGAACGCGATCTATATCGGCCCGGTCAAACTGCTGTCGACCAAGGTCCCGCCAATGCTGGATGCCGTCACGTCGACGTTCCGCTCGTCCGGCCGTTTCTTCTGGCCGGTGGGCTATGCCGTCGTCGTGTTCGCGGTATTGACGGCGGCGCGTCACCTGTCCGCATCGCGTGCCGCACTGGTGCTGGCGATCGTCGTCGCGCTGCAGTTCTGGGATTTGCAGCCGCATCACGAGCGCTCGCGCGCCGCCGTGGCCGAGAGCACCCCGCCGCTCATCGACGCGCCACGCTGGCAGGCATTCCTCGGCCCCGACATCAAGGCGTTGAACTATTACCCGCCCTTCCGCTGCGGTAATGCGCCGCCGTCGACAGGATTGCTGCCGACGATGCTGTTCGCGGTCAAGCACAACTATGCGCTGTCGAGCGGCTATATCGCCCGGGCCGTGAAACCGTGCGACCATTACGACGACGAGATCGCCCGGCTGCCGGCCACCACCGCCGTGGTGTTCGACAAGGCCGCCTTCCCCAAGCAGGAGGAAGCAGACCGGCTGATGGGTGCCGGGGCGCGTTGCGCCGACCTGGGCATCGGCTGGGTGTGCCGGCGCGATGCCAACCATCCTATGGAGAATAAGCAGTGAAGAAATGTGTATCGCTCGTGGCCCCGTTCTACAACGAGTCGGGCAACGTTCATGAGTTTTTCCGCCGCGTCGCCGCGGTCGCGGACAGCCTGCCGCAATACGAATTCGAGGTGATCGCCGTCAACGACGGCAGCCGCGACAGCACCTGGAAAGAGCTGGTCGAAGCGCGCAGCCTGTACCGCAACGTCCACCTGCTGGACCTGTCGCGCAACTTCGGCAAGGAGGCCGCGCTGACGGCAGGCCTCGACCGTGCCCACGGCGACGCGGTGGTACCAATCGACTCCGACCTGCAGCATCCGCCGGAACTGCTGGCGCAGATGATCGAGCAGTGGGAAAAGGGCGCGGAAGTCGTGCTGGCAAAGCGGGCCGACCGTCTGACCGATGGCAAGCTGCAGAAGTTGTCGGCCACGTCGTTCTACCGCTTCCACAACAAGATCTCGCAGGTGCAACTGCCGATGGACGTGGGCGACTTCCGGCTGATGGACCGTCGCGTCGTCGATGCGCTGCGACTGCTGCCGGAAAACCACCGCTTCATGAAGGGCCTGTTCGCCTGGGTCGGGTTCCGTACCGTGACGATTCCCTACACGCCGGCGCAACGCAACGTGGGCACTTCCAGCTTCAATTTGTGGAAGCTGTGGAACCTGGCGCTGGAAGGCATCACCAGCTTCTCGACGGCGCCGTTGAAGATCTGGACCTACGTGGGCCTGGGTGTATCGGCATTCGCCCTGCTGTACGCGCTGCTGATCGTTATCAAGACGCTGGCGTTCGGCGTCGACGTGCCCGGCTATGCGTCGCTGATGGTCAGCGGTATGTTCCTGGGCGGCGTCCAGCTGATCGGCATCGGCGTGCTGGGCGAGTACGTGGGACGCATCTACCACGAAGTCAAGCGGCGCCCGGTCTACCTGGTGCGCGAGGAGCACGCGCTTGAGCGCGCTCGCGATTAAGCGGCAGCTGGCGCAGCACCGCGCCCTGCTCGTGTTCGCGCTGATCGGCGTCCTCAACACGCTGCTGCACTCGGCCGCCGTGGTCGGCCTGGTCGAGCGCCTGCACGCCCATCCGGTCGCGGCCAACGTGGCCGGCTTCGCGCTGGCCAACACGTTCTCGTATTTCGCCAACTGTCGCCTGGCGTTCCGCCAGTCGCCGAGCTGGAACCGCTATCGCAAGTTCCTTGCCGTCTCCCTCGTCAGCCTGGTGCTGACGGTGCTGCTGTCGGCCCTGGCCGAGGCGCTGCACTGGCATTACCTGGCCGGCCTCGGCATGGTACTGGTGTGCGGGCCGGTACTGAGCTTCATTCTCCACAAAACCGTGACCTTTCGCGCGAGTGCCTGATTGACGACTGCCGCCTCCCCCTATCTGAAGCCGGTCGCGCCGGCCGCCACGCCGCGCGCAGTGCCGGCACACGACTCCGCGCTCGACGGCATGCGCTTCATCGCGCTGGTGTTCGTCACCATCATTCACGTCGCCGCCAAGGGCTTCGGCCAGCTGGGCCATCACTGGTGGGCGGTCAATGCCTACGAAAGCGTGTCGCGCGTGGCCGTTCCGCTGT from Pseudoduganella armeniaca includes the following:
- a CDS encoding glycosyltransferase family 2 protein, with product MKKCVSLVAPFYNESGNVHEFFRRVAAVADSLPQYEFEVIAVNDGSRDSTWKELVEARSLYRNVHLLDLSRNFGKEAALTAGLDRAHGDAVVPIDSDLQHPPELLAQMIEQWEKGAEVVLAKRADRLTDGKLQKLSATSFYRFHNKISQVQLPMDVGDFRLMDRRVVDALRLLPENHRFMKGLFAWVGFRTVTIPYTPAQRNVGTSSFNLWKLWNLALEGITSFSTAPLKIWTYVGLGVSAFALLYALLIVIKTLAFGVDVPGYASLMVSGMFLGGVQLIGIGVLGEYVGRIYHEVKRRPVYLVREEHALERARD
- a CDS encoding GtrA family protein, translated to MSALAIKRQLAQHRALLVFALIGVLNTLLHSAAVVGLVERLHAHPVAANVAGFALANTFSYFANCRLAFRQSPSWNRYRKFLAVSLVSLVLTVLLSALAEALHWHYLAGLGMVLVCGPVLSFILHKTVTFRASA
- a CDS encoding DUF6311 domain-containing protein, which encodes MNTSNLQAVWPGKLGRPTTAVWWSASGLLGMLCAGALGCAYACWLYSFGLLDGELPFWLREGADTTQYLAGFNAFLREPWHWPLLRIESLNAPEGTLATFVDAIPLFAMVWKLFEHGPDTPFRNPFGIYLGLCFILQGVGAWWICREANTRQWPVLLAMTLLLVSFPALTFRIAHTSLMAQWLLLFALAIYLRGTARGRIATWAWIALLPCAFYLNIYLFAMASALFAADAWRQIRRGPARPALIAAGGAAGLLLLTMCATMLPLPGGAGSREWGFGFYSMNILAPLTGGNLLMFEHPLGTEGQGEGFNYLGVFVLALAGWGIYTKRRIDPTFWRRHRPLLAMLVLLTLYALSNAIYIGPVKLLSTKVPPMLDAVTSTFRSSGRFFWPVGYAVVVFAVLTAARHLSASRAALVLAIVVALQFWDLQPHHERSRAAVAESTPPLIDAPRWQAFLGPDIKALNYYPPFRCGNAPPSTGLLPTMLFAVKHNYALSSGYIARAVKPCDHYDDEIARLPATTAVVFDKAAFPKQEEADRLMGAGARCADLGIGWVCRRDANHPMENKQ